The Lactuca sativa cultivar Salinas chromosome 2, Lsat_Salinas_v11, whole genome shotgun sequence genome includes a window with the following:
- the LOC111883451 gene encoding chalcone synthase: MASSIDIAQIRNAQRAQGPATILAIGTATPSNCVYQADYPDYYFRITKSEHMVDLKEKFQRMCDKSMIRKRYMHLTEEFLKENPNLCEYMAPSLDARQDVVVVEVPKLGKEAATKAIKEWGQPKSKITHLIFCTTSGVDMPGADYQLTKLLGLRPSVKRFMMYQQGCFAGGTVLRLAKDLAENNKGARVLVVCSEITAVTFRGPNDTHLDSLVGQALFGDGAAAVIVGSDPDLTIERPLFEMVSAAQTILPDSEGAIDGHLREVGLTFHLLKDVPGLISKNIEKALTQAFSPLGITDWNSIFWIAHPGGPAILDQVELKLGLKEEKMRATRHVLSEYGNMSSACVLFIIDEMRKKSAEDGAATTGEGLDWGVLFGFGPGLTVETVVLHSLPTTMPIPT; this comes from the exons ATGGCCTCCTCAATTGATATTGCTCAGATCAGAAATGCCCAACGGGCACAAGGTCCAGCCACCATTCTTGCCATCGGCACTGCAACTCCATCCAACTGCGTCTACCAAGCTGATTATCCCGATTACTATTTTCGGATTACTAAAAGCGAACACATGGTTGATCTCAAAGAGAAGTTCCAGCGCATGT GTGACAAGTCTATGATAAGAAAACGATACATGCATTTGACAGAGGAGTTTCTCAAAGAGAACCCCAACCTTTGCGAGTACATGGCTCCTTCCCTCGACGCCAGACAAGACGTGGTGGTTGTCGAAGTCCCCAAGCTCGGTAAAGAAGCCGCGACCAAAGCCATCAAAGAATGGGGCCAACCTAAATCCAAAATCACCCATCTCATCTTCTGCACCACCTCCGGCGTTGACATGCCCGGCGCCGATTACCAGCTCACTAAGCTCCTCGGCCTACGTCCTTCTGTCAAACGCTTCATGATGTACCAACAAGGGTGTTTCGCCGGCGGAACGGTTCTCCGACTCGCCAAGGACCTCGCTGAGAACAACAAGGGTGCTCGTGTTCTTGTGGTTTGCTCTGAGATTACAGCGGTTACCTTCCGTGGCCCTAACGACACCCACCTTGATTCCCTCGTTGGACAAGCTCTTTTCGGGGATGGAGCTGCGGCGGTCATCGTGGGTTCGGACCCTGACTTGACGATTGAACGGCCGTTGTTCGAGATGGTGTCTGCGGCTCAGACGATCTTACCTGACTCCGAGGGAGCCATCGacggacatttgagggaggtggGGCTAACTTTTCATCTCCTTAAGGATGTTCCAGGGTTGATCTCGAAGAACATAGAGAAGGCTCTGACACAAGCATTTTCTCCTTTGGGGATAACCGACTGGAACTCCATCTTCTGGATCGCCCACCCCGGTGGTCCGGCGATACTGGACCAGGTGGAGCTCAAGCTTGGTCTCAAGGAGGAGAAGATGAGAGCCACCAGACATGTATTGAGCGAGTACGGAAACATGTCCAGTGCCTGCGTGTTGTTCATCATTGACGAGATGAGAAAGAAGTCGGCGGAGGACGGTGCTGCCACCACCGGCGAAGGATTGGACTGGGGTGTTCTGTTTGGGTTCGGTCCTGGTTTGACGGTGGAGACGGTGGTCCTTCATAGTCTTCCAACCACCATGCCAATTCCCACCTAA
- the LOC111883482 gene encoding uncharacterized protein LOC111883482, whose translation MSDNKNSFHPALAVSNIRNHISITLEMENVQYSTWAELFKITARSHKVLHHIIPPTNMKAPTTAEEKELWSTLDAAILSWIYATISNDLLRTIIEPDATAMEAWNRLHEIFQDNKNSRVVTLEAEFSNTRMENFPNVSAYCQRLKSIADQLKNVGAPVSESCLVIQLVSGLTRAYRGVGTLIRQSDPLPLFYQARSMLTLEEAGFAKEAATGSDSAMIASSQSEDSFVTRSNWENTQNWGKQTGNRKSGKKSGNNSGSNSGGRGQGSNGGRRFPQQQQ comes from the coding sequence ATGTCTGATAACAAGAACTCTTTTCATCCGGCTCTTGCGGTGTCTAACATCCGCAACCACATCTCCATCACTCTTGAAATGGAGAATGTTCAGTATTCGACATGGGCAGAACTCTTTAAAATTACTGCACGATCTCATAAGGTTCTTCATCATATCATTCCTCCTACCAACATGAAGGCCCCAACTACTGCAGAAGAAAAGGAACTATGGTCGACCCTTGATGCAGCGATTCTTTCATGGATATATGCTACGATCTCTAATGATCTATTGCGCACCATCATCGAACCTGATGCTACGGCCATGGAAGCTTGGAATAGGCTACATGAAATTTTCCAAGACAACAAGAACTCCCGTGTGGTAACTCTAGAAGCCGAGTTCTCCAACACTAGAATGGAGAATTTTCCTAATGTTTCGGCTTATTGCCAACGACTCAAGTCAATTGCCGATCAATTGAAGAATGTTGGTGCACCGGTGTCGGAAAGTTGTCTAGTTATTCAATTGGTTTCGGGACTAACCAGAGCATATAGGGGTGTCGGCACTTTGATCCGACAAAGTGATCCATTGCCTCTCTTCTATCAGGCCAGATCTATGCTAACTCTTGAAGAGGCTGGTTTTGCTAAGGAGGCTGCAACAGGATCTGATTCTGCCATGATTGCCTCATCTCAATCTGAAGACTCTTTTGTTACCAGGTCAAACTGGGAAAACACACAAAACTGGGGGAAACAAACTGGAAATCGGAAATCAGGCAAGAAATCAGGCAATAATTCTGGCAGCAATAGTGGAGGTCGGGGTCAAGGTAGTAATGGCGGCCGTCGGTTTCCTCAGCAACAACAATAA